The Cohnella abietis genome has a segment encoding these proteins:
- a CDS encoding ABC transporter permease: MEQTKRPRRNNKVRKYGVLLFMMLPGLIYLLINNYLPMFGLLIAFKDFNFAKGLLGSEWIGLRNFEYLFKTQDAYIITRNTILYNFTFIILNTIAAVGIAIALNEIRSRIMSRFYQSVLLLPHLISMVIVSYLAFSLFSMDTGFINKTIFPLLGIEEISWYSEAKYWPYILTMISMWKGAGFLCVIYLAAIVGIDQEYYEAAKLDGASKWQQVRSITLPLLSPIIIMMTLLAIGKIFYSDFGLFYQVPLASGALNDTTQVIDTYVYRALMNLGDIGMSSAAGLYQSLVGFVLVLLSNYAVRKFNKDSALF, from the coding sequence ATGGAACAAACCAAACGGCCTCGTCGGAATAACAAAGTGCGCAAGTATGGTGTGCTGCTGTTCATGATGTTGCCGGGACTGATCTATTTACTAATTAACAATTATCTTCCAATGTTCGGACTGCTTATTGCCTTCAAGGATTTCAACTTTGCGAAGGGCCTTCTCGGCAGCGAATGGATTGGATTAAGAAATTTTGAATATTTATTCAAAACACAGGATGCCTACATCATTACTCGTAATACCATTTTGTATAATTTCACCTTCATTATACTTAACACAATTGCGGCCGTCGGAATCGCGATAGCGTTGAATGAAATACGTAGCCGTATTATGTCTAGGTTTTACCAGAGTGTGCTGCTGTTGCCTCATTTAATTTCGATGGTTATTGTCAGCTATCTCGCATTTTCTTTGTTCAGCATGGATACGGGGTTCATCAATAAGACCATTTTCCCGCTTCTCGGCATTGAAGAAATCTCATGGTATAGCGAGGCCAAATATTGGCCGTACATTCTGACTATGATCAGCATGTGGAAGGGAGCTGGCTTTCTGTGCGTCATTTACTTGGCGGCAATCGTCGGCATTGATCAGGAATACTACGAGGCGGCTAAGCTTGATGGTGCTTCAAAATGGCAGCAAGTCCGCAGCATCACGCTGCCTTTGCTATCACCCATTATTATTATGATGACTCTTCTCGCTATCGGTAAAATTTTCTACTCGGATTTCGGCCTGTTCTATCAGGTTCCGCTTGCATCCGGGGCACTAAACGATACAACGCAAGTAATCGATACGTATGTTTATCGAGCACTCATGAATCTGGGAGACATCGGGATGTCTTCAGCCGCAGGGCTTTACCAGTCATTAGTCGGCTTTGTGCTGGTGCTGCTGTCGAACTATGCGGTACGCAAATTTAATAAGGACAGTGCATTGTTCTAA
- a CDS encoding glycosylhydrolase-like jelly roll fold domain-containing protein has translation MNGKLKDLLAGEERNYIIPFLWQRGETEAVIREELTRIREAGIRAVCVEARPHPDMLGPQWWRDMDIIMDEARRHSLKVWVFDDDHFPTGHAAGKVKEAPLEHQRQFMSERHIDARGPDPEATFLLRPFSILDGARPVGAVAARRDPVTGQLDGELIPIDLSTSVQDGVLYWPVPEGYWRIFLLMVTREGGDERRKDYLNPIVPESTQILIDTVYEAYYARYKDDFGVTFAGFFSDEPGFYNSKNSYDFASGLGQASMALPWREDLLELLEAEYGSNLRQHLPLLWHEGGPHTHAVRYAYMNVISKLYAEHFSGRIGKWCTEHGVEYIGHLIEDNNVHARLGCGAGHFFRALEGQNMSGLDVVLWQIVPGFDEMSFSWMGGETDSVFFQYGMTKLASSLGHIDPRKRGRTFCEIFGAYGWAEGLKLMKWLTDHMLVRGVNHFVPHAFSQKEFPDWDCPPHFYARGRNPQFRYYNLLNHYTNRLSHLLSDGRHVATAAVLYHAEAEWSGQYMLFQEPVKQLMQHQIDCDVLPADILLTSFATEGELAINQERYSCLIVPYSEALPVELISKLIELAASGLPIHFVDALPTRLSQSIASTDLLEQLKAGSNISVVPLLKLADTLRTNGMYEIGTTDWQPHLRTYQYRHEQMEVLMLFNEHPSDQLETHVKLPGEGLWLSYDAFSNELEYVGEGRDYGLDLRLSAYESFILLRVTTADVAELALRSRSALPPQATSSRLVEPAEWQVSLASSESYPVFDSWGALTSLRNMSSRELLPRFSGTIKYECEIACVEPHGPLWLDLGQVYETAEVWVNGKTAGVKLCAPYVWDISEFWMQGTNALVIEVTNTLAKDQQDWFSKFVQQEPSGMLGPVRLIRP, from the coding sequence ATGAACGGAAAGTTAAAGGATTTACTTGCTGGGGAGGAACGGAATTATATTATTCCGTTTCTCTGGCAGCGAGGAGAAACGGAAGCCGTCATTCGCGAAGAGCTCACCCGCATTCGCGAAGCAGGCATCCGTGCGGTTTGTGTCGAGGCTAGACCTCATCCGGATATGCTCGGCCCACAGTGGTGGAGAGATATGGATATTATTATGGACGAAGCCAGACGACATAGCTTGAAGGTTTGGGTATTCGATGATGATCATTTCCCAACGGGTCATGCCGCGGGCAAAGTTAAGGAAGCACCGCTTGAGCACCAAAGACAATTTATGTCTGAGCGCCACATCGATGCGAGGGGACCTGATCCAGAAGCAACGTTCCTGCTGCGTCCCTTCTCCATTCTCGATGGGGCAAGACCGGTTGGAGCAGTTGCTGCTAGACGCGACCCGGTAACTGGGCAGCTTGATGGAGAATTGATTCCCATTGATTTAAGTACCTCTGTACAGGATGGCGTGCTTTATTGGCCGGTTCCTGAGGGCTACTGGAGAATCTTTCTGTTAATGGTTACCCGAGAAGGGGGAGACGAGCGACGGAAGGATTATTTGAACCCGATAGTACCTGAATCTACGCAAATATTGATCGATACGGTATATGAAGCCTACTATGCCCGCTATAAGGATGATTTCGGCGTTACATTCGCAGGGTTTTTCTCTGACGAGCCAGGTTTCTACAATAGTAAAAATTCCTATGATTTTGCTTCGGGTCTAGGTCAAGCCAGCATGGCTTTGCCGTGGAGGGAGGATCTTCTGGAGCTGCTTGAGGCAGAATACGGTTCAAATCTGCGGCAGCATCTGCCTTTGCTCTGGCATGAAGGTGGTCCACACACACATGCTGTTCGTTACGCTTATATGAATGTAATCAGCAAGCTTTACGCTGAGCATTTTAGCGGGCGAATTGGAAAATGGTGCACGGAGCATGGTGTGGAATATATAGGTCATTTAATTGAAGATAACAATGTTCACGCAAGGCTGGGCTGCGGCGCGGGACATTTCTTTAGAGCATTAGAGGGACAGAATATGTCGGGGCTGGATGTTGTGCTATGGCAAATCGTACCCGGATTTGACGAGATGTCCTTCTCTTGGATGGGTGGGGAAACGGATAGCGTGTTCTTCCAATACGGAATGACGAAGCTTGCCTCCTCGCTCGGACATATTGATCCACGCAAGCGGGGCAGAACATTTTGTGAAATATTCGGAGCTTACGGTTGGGCAGAGGGTTTGAAGCTAATGAAGTGGCTGACCGATCATATGCTCGTTCGGGGCGTAAACCACTTTGTCCCGCATGCCTTCTCCCAGAAGGAGTTTCCGGATTGGGATTGTCCGCCTCACTTCTATGCACGGGGGCGCAACCCTCAGTTTAGGTACTACAACCTGTTGAATCACTATACGAACCGACTTAGTCATTTGCTATCCGATGGACGGCATGTGGCAACCGCTGCAGTGCTTTATCATGCGGAGGCTGAATGGTCTGGACAATATATGCTTTTCCAGGAGCCCGTTAAGCAATTGATGCAGCACCAGATTGATTGTGACGTGCTGCCAGCTGATATTCTACTGACCTCTTTTGCGACGGAAGGCGAGCTTGCCATAAATCAGGAACGTTACAGTTGTCTTATCGTTCCTTATTCGGAAGCATTGCCTGTCGAATTGATTAGCAAGCTGATTGAGCTTGCCGCTTCGGGCTTGCCGATCCACTTCGTGGACGCGCTACCGACTCGACTCAGTCAGTCTATAGCTTCAACGGACTTGCTTGAGCAGTTGAAGGCAGGCTCCAATATTTCAGTCGTTCCATTATTAAAGCTGGCTGACACGCTTCGCACTAATGGTATGTATGAGATCGGTACGACAGACTGGCAGCCGCATTTGCGGACTTATCAGTATCGACATGAGCAAATGGAAGTATTGATGCTGTTTAATGAGCATCCTTCAGATCAGCTTGAAACCCATGTGAAATTGCCAGGAGAAGGCTTATGGCTTAGCTACGATGCCTTCAGTAATGAATTGGAATATGTCGGTGAAGGAAGAGATTATGGTCTTGATCTCCGTCTCAGCGCTTATGAATCATTCATTCTACTGCGGGTTACAACAGCTGATGTTGCGGAATTGGCACTTCGTTCTAGAAGCGCTCTTCCTCCACAAGCGACCAGCAGTAGGCTAGTCGAACCAGCGGAGTGGCAGGTGTCCTTAGCATCGTCGGAGTCTTATCCTGTGTTCGATAGCTGGGGAGCATTAACAAGCTTGCGTAATATGAGCTCACGAGAGCTGCTACCTCGTTTTTCAGGCACAATCAAATACGAGTGCGAGATTGCATGTGTGGAGCCGCACGGCCCATTGTGGCTTGATCTTGGACAAGTATATGAGACGGCCGAGGTTTGGGTTAATGGCAAAACAGCAGGCGTTAAGCTTTGTGCTCCATATGTATGGGATATCTCGGAGTTCTGGATGCAGGGAACTAATGCGTTAGTAATCGAAGTGACGAATACTTTGGCGAAGGATCAGCAAGACTGGTTTTCCAAGTTCGTACAGCAGGAGCCCTCCGGTATGCTCGGCCCGGTTAGGCTAATAAGGCCATAA
- a CDS encoding ABC transporter substrate-binding protein, whose product MSKKVWLSGFMAICLLLLAACGSGGASKETESAPGTQNPTETVKGDPVKLNVAFLSVTGTPPDLKLVESEINKLTQAKINVTVNLIPINYGAYAQQVNLMLTSNEKLDLILVGSAFGYSSQVSRGQLLPLDKLLDENGPNIKKALDQAYLNAGKVDGKIYGITSIRDLASANGFTMRKDLADKHGIDASKIHTFDDVEAVLKIIKENEKGITPLIPSGAGFSFLSGYKWYDGLGNGLGVLPDYDNNLQLVNSYASPEYAELLKKMRSWYQAGYVLKDAATNKASQIELIKANRGFGYLSKLKPGFDAQESRSIGQEMISATLSEPVSMTDDVTNIMWGIPRQAEDPSASMKFLDLLYGDAEVVNLFDWGIENKHYVKVSDNVIKYPEGINMLNNGYNLNMGWLFGNQFLSYVFEGEDPEIWVKMKDFNDKAIKSKAMGFTMNPEAVKTEIAAVTNVMSQYYMVLETGSVDPDKVLPEYLNKLKTAGIDKVIAEKQKQLDEWAKTEGLK is encoded by the coding sequence ATGAGCAAGAAGGTATGGTTATCAGGATTTATGGCGATTTGTCTATTGTTGCTGGCGGCATGTGGTTCTGGAGGAGCGTCAAAGGAGACGGAAAGCGCCCCTGGGACACAAAATCCTACTGAAACTGTAAAAGGCGATCCTGTTAAGCTGAATGTCGCATTTCTTAGTGTGACGGGAACACCACCGGATTTGAAATTAGTTGAAAGTGAGATCAATAAACTCACTCAAGCAAAGATTAATGTAACTGTAAATTTAATTCCGATTAATTACGGTGCTTACGCGCAGCAGGTAAATCTGATGCTTACGAGCAATGAAAAGCTGGATTTGATCTTAGTAGGCTCGGCTTTTGGTTATAGCTCGCAGGTATCTAGAGGTCAATTACTGCCTCTGGACAAGCTGCTGGATGAGAATGGACCGAATATTAAGAAAGCGCTTGATCAAGCTTACTTGAACGCTGGAAAAGTAGACGGCAAAATTTACGGTATTACTTCCATAAGGGACTTGGCCAGTGCAAATGGCTTTACGATGCGCAAGGATTTGGCTGACAAGCACGGTATCGATGCAAGTAAAATCCACACCTTTGACGACGTGGAAGCAGTACTGAAAATTATTAAGGAAAACGAAAAGGGAATTACACCGCTTATTCCAAGCGGAGCGGGCTTCTCTTTCTTGTCAGGCTACAAGTGGTACGATGGGCTTGGAAATGGGCTGGGAGTTCTTCCAGACTACGATAACAATCTCCAGCTAGTAAACAGCTATGCGTCTCCGGAATATGCCGAGCTTCTGAAAAAAATGAGAAGCTGGTACCAGGCTGGATATGTATTGAAGGATGCAGCGACGAATAAAGCAAGTCAAATTGAGCTGATTAAGGCAAACAGAGGATTCGGCTATTTGTCTAAGCTTAAACCGGGCTTTGATGCTCAGGAGTCTAGATCTATTGGTCAAGAAATGATCAGCGCCACATTGTCGGAGCCGGTCTCTATGACCGATGATGTAACGAATATTATGTGGGGTATTCCTCGTCAGGCAGAAGATCCTAGTGCCTCTATGAAGTTTCTGGATTTGTTGTATGGGGATGCTGAAGTAGTTAACCTGTTCGACTGGGGTATTGAGAACAAGCACTACGTCAAAGTATCAGATAATGTGATCAAATATCCGGAAGGCATTAACATGCTAAATAACGGCTACAACCTGAATATGGGCTGGCTGTTCGGCAATCAATTCCTCTCTTATGTGTTCGAGGGCGAGGATCCAGAAATTTGGGTAAAAATGAAGGACTTCAACGATAAAGCTATTAAATCCAAAGCGATGGGCTTTACGATGAACCCTGAAGCTGTGAAGACGGAAATTGCTGCCGTTACTAATGTCATGTCTCAATATTATATGGTTTTGGAGACGGGCTCTGTTGATCCTGACAAAGTACTACCGGAATATCTCAATAAGCTCAAGACAGCGGGTATTGATAAAGTCATAGCAGAAAAGCAAAAGCAGTTGGATGAGTGGGCCAAGACTGAGGGCTTAAAATGA
- a CDS encoding response regulator: MLNLLIVDDEIHFVEAIKKLVDWTQFGISDVYIAHHTSAAEQIFRTHDIDVLLCDIEMPQESGLELLSRMRRDELRTIPILMTCHADFQYAKEAVRLGCSNYLLKPLSKEKLEEAIGKATESALRERELENALQHRRWWSRHQGVHYERFWTDLLNETIPPHREAVIREAEARQIPHSPEAAVLPILLSVRSWHQEFSMRDRKLLEYALKNAGMELIGNIRPTSIIVPVGTESWLLIMPASQQDGLSSGVEQVCGKFTEYCNIHLYSEVACYVGEAVLSHEISALLPTLLELDKHNVNGSSYVDLVKVKGKFKSPPPVPDMGGWATMLRQGTKDLLLKEAVSFIRGLRHQQGIDGRYLLAFKEDFLQMVHSVLQHKGVQAHLMFCDRESLRLSDAAIRSLADLERWLEHVITQATDYTEVSSIRNVVDRATSYILSNLEQNLSRESVASHVYLHPDYLTRLFKKELGCTIPEYMLRERIKLARQLLVHSELPVSTVATAIGYSNFSHFAKLFKQQTSMTPIDFRQFNREGNASKVEFASDSSRS; this comes from the coding sequence ATGCTTAATCTTCTCATTGTCGATGATGAAATTCATTTCGTAGAAGCGATTAAAAAGCTTGTTGATTGGACACAGTTCGGAATCTCGGACGTCTATATCGCTCACCATACATCCGCCGCTGAACAAATTTTCCGAACGCATGACATTGATGTGCTATTGTGTGACATCGAAATGCCTCAGGAGAGCGGGCTTGAATTGCTTTCGCGGATGAGGCGCGACGAGCTGCGGACAATACCTATCTTGATGACCTGCCATGCTGATTTTCAATATGCTAAAGAAGCTGTGAGACTAGGCTGCTCTAATTATTTGCTTAAGCCGTTGTCCAAGGAAAAGCTCGAGGAAGCGATAGGCAAGGCGACTGAAAGTGCACTCAGAGAGCGTGAGCTGGAAAATGCATTACAGCACAGGAGATGGTGGTCGCGCCATCAAGGAGTCCACTATGAAAGATTTTGGACGGATCTATTAAATGAGACAATTCCTCCGCACCGCGAGGCGGTCATTCGTGAAGCAGAAGCTAGACAAATTCCCCATTCTCCTGAGGCAGCCGTTCTTCCCATACTGTTGAGTGTGAGAAGCTGGCATCAGGAGTTTTCAATGAGAGATAGGAAGCTACTGGAATATGCTCTGAAAAATGCGGGTATGGAGCTAATAGGAAATATAAGACCAACGAGCATTATTGTACCCGTCGGTACCGAGTCGTGGCTTCTTATTATGCCTGCCTCACAGCAGGACGGATTGAGCAGTGGAGTAGAGCAGGTTTGCGGTAAATTTACAGAATATTGCAATATTCATCTATATTCAGAGGTGGCTTGCTACGTAGGAGAAGCCGTACTGTCGCATGAAATTTCTGCTTTACTGCCTACACTGTTGGAGTTAGACAAGCACAATGTGAATGGAAGCTCTTATGTAGATTTAGTAAAGGTAAAAGGTAAATTCAAATCTCCTCCTCCAGTACCGGATATGGGTGGATGGGCAACGATGCTGCGTCAAGGTACGAAGGATTTGCTGCTTAAGGAGGCAGTGTCTTTCATACGCGGGCTTCGTCATCAACAGGGAATTGATGGCCGTTATTTGCTCGCCTTTAAGGAAGATTTTCTTCAGATGGTTCATTCTGTACTCCAGCATAAGGGGGTTCAAGCCCATCTTATGTTTTGTGATAGAGAAAGTTTACGCTTGTCCGATGCTGCGATACGCTCGTTGGCCGATTTAGAGCGTTGGCTTGAACATGTTATCACACAGGCGACGGATTATACAGAAGTCTCATCAATCCGGAATGTTGTTGACAGAGCAACTAGTTATATATTGTCTAACCTGGAACAGAATCTTTCTCGTGAGTCTGTGGCGAGTCATGTTTATTTGCATCCCGATTATTTGACTCGGCTGTTCAAGAAGGAGCTGGGCTGTACGATTCCCGAATATATGCTCCGAGAGCGTATCAAGCTGGCTAGGCAGCTTCTTGTTCATTCCGAGCTACCTGTCAGCACGGTAGCAACGGCGATAGGATACTCTAACTTCTCCCATTTTGCGAAGCTTTTTAAGCAGCAGACAAGCATGACCCCGATAGACTTCAGACAGTTTAACCGTGAGGGCAACGCGAGTAAAGTCGAGTTTGCGTCAGATAGTAGTCGAAGTTGA
- a CDS encoding sensor histidine kinase, which produces MGRKMNLPRSRLRHTIRFRLIVGVAAILIPLIGLLNFNQYYAAQVVRKQVAQSNQSYISLYMNQVDGQLEDVESFLMGMIVSDLNLSMLDKHLDEADYARLKVQLSRNLTNEIARYDAVDGFLIYSAFDGGLIEAFSTRLPYPERQAVGEEIVRLLNEFPEQQGIRGRQWLTREIEGSFYMLRLLQANEGVFVGAWVKADSLIVPLKLIDLGESGFSLFVTNEGQPMMHSEAVRNNNIDLSFASGSYSVTGSPDRYLTVGELSRKGGFRLVAIIPEQSILKSLFDLRQWNTAVSVGSILLLPLSLLLLRKTIMLPLRRLLSAMKRIGEGHMQGIPEQDSSTEEFRVVNDNFNLMLSQIQELKINVYEEQLSNQKAELKQLQNQINPHFYLNSLNILHSLAVVRDYKLIQEMSHCMADYFRYIFRSGTSFVSLGEELQNVRNYILIQELRFSNRLSSTIEVPAYLFQLAVPPLIVQTFVENAVKHVLLLDKPFTLAIRGKLESGEREPYVQLIIEDTGCGFSDEVLSVLSEGASLEREDGTRHGIWNTQRRLELLYSNHAELKFSNREEGGARVVIRLPMKMCSKEGEENNA; this is translated from the coding sequence GTGGGAAGGAAAATGAATCTTCCTCGCAGCAGGCTCAGACATACGATTCGTTTCCGGCTGATCGTTGGCGTTGCAGCAATACTTATACCGCTAATTGGTCTATTGAACTTCAATCAATATTATGCTGCTCAGGTCGTCCGAAAGCAGGTCGCGCAGAGCAATCAAAGCTACATCTCATTGTATATGAATCAGGTCGATGGACAACTGGAGGACGTTGAAAGCTTCCTGATGGGAATGATTGTCTCCGATCTAAATCTTTCGATGCTTGATAAGCATTTAGACGAAGCGGATTACGCGCGACTTAAGGTGCAGCTGTCCAGAAACCTGACAAATGAGATTGCGCGTTATGATGCAGTTGATGGATTTCTGATCTATTCCGCTTTTGACGGGGGGCTCATCGAAGCTTTTAGCACGCGCTTGCCTTATCCTGAACGACAGGCGGTTGGTGAAGAGATAGTCCGCTTGCTCAACGAATTTCCTGAGCAACAGGGAATTAGAGGTAGGCAATGGCTTACGCGTGAAATAGAAGGTAGCTTCTACATGCTTCGGCTGCTTCAAGCAAATGAGGGCGTTTTTGTTGGCGCTTGGGTTAAGGCGGATAGTCTTATCGTTCCACTAAAGCTGATCGATCTCGGAGAAAGTGGCTTTTCCCTATTCGTCACCAATGAGGGGCAGCCAATGATGCACTCTGAAGCTGTTCGTAACAACAACATAGATCTGAGCTTTGCTTCAGGGAGTTATAGTGTAACTGGCAGTCCTGATCGCTACTTGACTGTAGGGGAGCTGTCCCGCAAGGGAGGTTTCCGTCTTGTCGCCATTATTCCAGAGCAAAGCATATTGAAAAGCCTATTTGATCTCCGCCAGTGGAACACGGCTGTCTCAGTCGGGTCTATTTTACTGTTGCCTCTAAGTCTCCTATTGCTGCGTAAAACCATTATGCTTCCGCTTAGAAGACTGCTATCAGCGATGAAGCGGATTGGGGAAGGGCATATGCAGGGTATACCTGAGCAGGACTCGTCCACCGAAGAGTTTCGTGTCGTGAACGATAATTTTAACCTCATGCTGTCTCAAATACAGGAGCTCAAAATTAATGTGTATGAAGAGCAGCTAAGTAACCAAAAGGCTGAGCTGAAGCAGCTTCAAAATCAGATCAATCCTCACTTTTATTTGAACTCCCTTAACATCCTGCATAGTCTAGCGGTCGTTAGAGACTACAAGCTCATTCAGGAAATGTCGCATTGCATGGCCGATTATTTTCGCTATATTTTCCGAAGTGGTACCTCTTTCGTCTCTCTTGGGGAAGAACTGCAAAATGTAAGAAATTATATTCTAATTCAAGAGCTGCGATTCTCTAACCGTCTAAGCAGCACTATAGAAGTACCGGCTTATCTATTCCAATTAGCTGTTCCGCCACTTATCGTCCAGACATTCGTTGAAAATGCCGTAAAGCATGTGCTATTACTGGATAAGCCGTTTACGCTCGCCATTCGTGGAAAGCTTGAGTCTGGTGAACGAGAGCCTTATGTTCAGCTTATTATTGAGGATACAGGCTGTGGATTTAGTGATGAGGTGCTTTCTGTTTTGTCCGAAGGGGCGAGCTTGGAACGCGAGGATGGGACCAGACACGGTATATGGAACACACAGCGTAGACTCGAATTGCTGTATTCCAATCATGCCGAATTGAAGTTCTCTAATCGTGAGGAAGGTGGCGCGCGGGTCGTTATTCGTCTGCCGATGAAGATGTGCTCTAAGGAAGGAGAGGAAAATAATGCTTAA
- a CDS encoding TetR/AcrR family transcriptional regulator codes for MKLREKQLQLTRGMIKDAALEVFCEKGIESSDLVLIAARSGTSRRTLYHHFKDKEELATEVYIDNLRRMFGRLLLEFNFQSPRASVEAILNKYLSLRENYSDLLYFDALFNVYFATMGKNPAELPEYKQLISEETDLSVSAFSLESDIKESGQKLALIERTQMVLHLYFCYLQKSVFSTRQNQGILRAAEQEQDIRYRQFLLSLWEGK; via the coding sequence ATGAAACTTAGGGAGAAGCAGCTTCAACTTACCCGAGGGATGATAAAGGATGCGGCACTAGAGGTGTTCTGTGAAAAAGGCATCGAAAGCTCGGACCTGGTTCTAATTGCTGCGCGCTCAGGTACATCAAGACGAACATTGTACCATCACTTTAAGGATAAGGAGGAGCTGGCTACTGAAGTATACATCGACAACCTTAGACGTATGTTTGGTAGACTGCTTCTCGAATTTAATTTCCAGTCTCCACGCGCTTCCGTGGAGGCTATTCTTAACAAGTATTTGTCGCTAAGAGAGAACTATTCGGATTTGCTTTATTTTGACGCTTTATTTAACGTTTACTTCGCTACTATGGGCAAAAACCCAGCGGAGCTTCCAGAATATAAACAATTGATTAGCGAGGAAACAGATTTGTCAGTAAGCGCTTTTTCCTTGGAGTCGGATATTAAGGAATCAGGGCAGAAGCTCGCTTTGATTGAACGGACCCAAATGGTTCTACACCTATACTTCTGCTACCTTCAAAAGTCGGTATTTAGCACAAGACAAAATCAAGGCATCTTAAGAGCTGCCGAGCAGGAGCAGGATATACGTTATCGGCAATTTCTATTAAGCCTGTGGGAAGGAAAATGA
- a CDS encoding pectin acetylesterase-family hydrolase, which translates to MSTFKRAIFYTIGVVVLSFVYLHHYLIKRPSRRQRFEQTKLGKWNKARLSKRTTATDGSKYFLYTRKGNSRNLMVYFSGGGGCWNGETANVPLSLRSYLKHGQFGYYFARIPFYILNMHGGMFDRKPENPFSEWNVVFIPYASGDFHVGDTSANYVRANGKGARHIRHNGKNNVEEALKWVYDNFEAPEKLLIAGSSAGGFGSAFYATQIAKRYSSSEIYHLSDSSFLESESWPDIVNKNWNADFKRRFSYPMEADMIGAAFMGNARSLPNNVVLLHACTVYDKVLTSFQGNLDVKGDDVGPERTEAWTRQLRASTRRLVEHIPNFHYFLTDYGYDEKTHTTPHTLLPMKAFYEAQEEGVTLVNWLDGIINRKSRVSLGSRFLKEGEGSNSGETSALRNEA; encoded by the coding sequence ATGAGCACATTTAAGAGAGCCATTTTTTATACCATTGGTGTAGTTGTACTATCGTTTGTTTACTTGCATCACTATTTAATTAAGAGGCCAAGCAGGCGGCAGAGATTTGAGCAAACGAAGCTTGGAAAATGGAATAAAGCAAGGCTCAGCAAAAGGACAACGGCCACCGACGGCTCGAAATATTTCTTGTATACACGAAAAGGCAACAGCCGCAATCTGATGGTTTATTTCTCAGGTGGCGGTGGTTGCTGGAACGGGGAAACGGCTAATGTGCCTTTGTCCCTGCGCTCCTACCTTAAGCATGGCCAATTTGGATATTATTTTGCCCGAATTCCCTTCTATATTCTTAACATGCATGGAGGCATGTTTGATAGAAAACCAGAAAATCCATTTTCGGAATGGAACGTTGTATTTATCCCTTATGCATCTGGAGACTTTCATGTTGGTGATACTAGCGCTAATTACGTTCGAGCCAATGGTAAGGGCGCACGTCATATTCGACATAACGGAAAGAATAACGTTGAGGAAGCCCTTAAGTGGGTCTATGATAATTTTGAAGCCCCAGAAAAGCTATTAATTGCTGGCTCCAGCGCTGGTGGCTTTGGCTCTGCTTTCTATGCGACTCAAATTGCAAAGCGATATTCGAGCTCAGAAATTTATCATCTCTCGGACAGCTCTTTTCTGGAATCTGAAAGCTGGCCGGATATCGTGAATAAAAACTGGAATGCCGATTTTAAGCGTCGCTTTTCCTACCCTATGGAAGCCGATATGATCGGTGCTGCATTTATGGGGAACGCCAGATCTTTGCCCAACAATGTCGTCCTGCTGCATGCTTGCACCGTATACGACAAAGTGCTGACATCATTCCAGGGCAATTTGGATGTCAAAGGGGATGATGTGGGTCCGGAAAGGACGGAGGCTTGGACCCGTCAATTACGTGCTTCAACGCGGCGTCTAGTTGAGCATATCCCTAACTTTCACTATTTCCTCACTGACTATGGCTACGATGAAAAAACACATACGACTCCGCATACGCTGCTTCCAATGAAGGCCTTCTATGAGGCGCAGGAAGAAGGAGTAACACTAGTCAACTGGTTAGATGGTATTATTAACAGAAAAAGCAGGGTTTCACTAGGCTCCCGTTTTCTTAAAGAGGGGGAAGGCTCGAATTCAGGTGAGACAAGTGCGCTTAGAAATGAGGCTTAA